The window TGTACATGAATAAAACGTTTTGACCTGGATATGAGAGCATCTGTTTTTACCTTGTCAATCTTTTCTAGGGATCTAAATGCAGTTTCATCATTACACCCCATCAACTAAAAATTCAACTGCGTCACTGAAATAAGTATGAGTTGTTGCCGCCACCTGGTGGCCATCAATTTGCATTGATGGAGCCAAAAATGCAAAGGTTGCTCAGTTACTAGAGTGAATCTCTACTTGTCACTTGTCCTTTATctcttgcacccccccccccccccacccctccccctccctctccagctccccTGCCCACTGGCTATGACTCATCATTTTGTTCACCATCTGCCCTCCTTctactctctttctctttcactacctcctcccccctccttcccactCACCATGATAGCATTCACAATgtcattcttgttgtttttcagtgcaCGGACGGCCTTGGCTCGTGACACGTTGGCCTGAGCCATCACCAGCTCGATGTCCCTCTGCTCAAGGCCTCCCACATCCACCTGATTTATAGAAAAaaagacggaggggggggggggataaagttaacaatagaaataaaatatttcacagATCGCTATGAGCTATGTGATAGGTAGGTATATGTAGGTAGTTAGGGTGAATAGTGCCCACAATAGacacctcttcttcctcctcttcactctcttcctTGATGGTGAGGCTGGGCGGGACAGGTGGGGCCAAGGGAGAAGAGGTCACCGGCACCTTGAATTTCTCTGCAGCCGCTTTGTGAGCCTGCTGAGATAGGTCTTCAATCTGGCAAGAGAGGAGAGAATGAGAGGCAATACAATAATGTGCTGAAGCTCGAATacctaaagaaagaaagacttgCCTTTGCCTCTCCGAATACGATGTAAATGTCCGATGCAGGGCTCTTGAACACATCTGGTCTGCTGATGACAAACAAGATACTCTTGGACTTCCTAATTGTGATTCTGGTCACACCATGGACCGGCTTCAAACCAAGTTTAGACATGGCCTGCACAACCCATCCAGCAGCAGAGATGGTCAGGAATgaagacaaaatgacaaaaaataaacactggtGTCATTTACACTCGActggattcatttatttatttctattcaaCCATCTAACCATTCAACCGACCTTGCGAGCCTTCTTCTCACTGCGACTCTGTTTTGGTCTGTTTAGCCCGTCATCTGCAAAGGAGAtagactgaaagaaaaaaagaaaatatcagcTACTTTACTGTAATAATCGTTTCCATtcatcaattttttttatccaatCTTTTATCCAGTCAACATTTCAGTGGTATTTCAGTACAAAAAAGTTTGAATTCCTCCACATAAcacactttttagtttttttgaatgcaaaaatgtaaaaacttaTTAAAAACTTATTAACTTATCAAAGTCCCAATCCTCAATATAATCTCAATGTAAATCCGATGTGCCATAAAGTATCATGGGTTTTATGTGTTTTAACAAGATATAGGTAAAGAAAAGGATGGTTTCCAatgaagcagcaggagcagaCTCACTTGGGGCTCTGATGGTCTCCGCTCTGGCTCCTCGAGCTCAGGCACTGACCCCTCGCTTTCAGACTCATTACAGGAAGCCATAATGGGACCTATACAAGCACACATTCAAGACACATTACAGCACATGTAAGGAAAGGCTGTGTTATCTTTTTTGCCCAGGAAATGAATTGCCCTTTAAGAAGTCAGAAGGTCTTAGTGTACTGAAACAACTCACAATTGTTTTTGAAGGAAAGGTCAATCTCTTCTGCCATCGTGTGGCTGTGGTTGATTGGACAGCCTGACTGTCTGTTGGACATGTGGTGGGGAGAGAAAGGGTGTATTTCCTGCTGATTAGATGGACCACACTCTCCGTGCAGTGCTCCATTTCTGTTTCCTGCCACTGCTCTGGCCTGGTATCTGTGACCACGTCGAGGCCGTTTACCATCGTCATCACTAtctgtctcctcctcagccagaCTGGGACCTTTAAGAGCACATGGGCATTAAATGATATTTGTTTTAGGAAGTACACAAACAACTTCAACAAACAGACTGTAACAAAAAGGATAAGCTCATCCTCAATATGTATTGTGCTGTTCTTTAAATCTAACAAGCCATAGCTTCTTTACTCACCTCTGCACCGATCTTGTATGCTCCATGTGCAACCttgctttatttgtttgtgaggCTGGATGTTGAGATTTTGCTGAGACTGCGGACGGGATACAGAGTCTGGAAAACATGGTGAATGTAGAGTCCCAGGCCCGGGTGAAGACGACTCCTGGGTAGGCTGAGACAGGCTCAACGACGTGGCAGTGGAGAATGAGGGTGAAGAGACACTTGTGGTAGATGCGGTTGATGCAGAAAAGACAACACTCATCTCCTGGAGGCTGTTGTTAGGGAGAAATTGGGATTCAGGGCCTTTTTGTGCCGTGGGGGAAGTAGAGCAAAGTGTAGGGTGGCTGCGGCATATGGACAGAGAGGGCTTTTGCTGGGCTGATAGGACAGGTTGGGATTCCTGCACAGGTGTAGGAAGATCATCATCTGGCTCTGTTGAGGCAcatggcagaggagaggaggaggaaattgGAGGTGGTGAAGGAGACAATGGAGTCAGAGAGTATGATATGGCATCGTTAGAGGGAGGGCTGAGGCCTGTATCTATGTTGTTATCGTTGATATCCACTGTGAGTCCTCTCTGACTATCAGATAGTGGTCTGTTATcaagcacttcctgtttctgatGAAATTCTTGGTTCTTTGCCAACATAACATTGAGGTTTTCTGGGCTACGCATTGTAGATATGCCGTTTCCATCACCTTTGACATCAAGGCTGGGACTGTTATCTCCCTGAATCAGTGATTGAGATGCAGCCTTATCTGTCCCAGGTGTCCTCTGCTCACAGTCCGATGATGGCGCTTTGTGGTTTGCCTTTCTACCCGCCTTCCTAGAATTCTCTGTGACCCCTTTTGGCGATCCATCTGATGTGGGATTTATTGAAACAGGTTTCTTTGAATCATCAACAGTTTCAGGGCTACAGTCAGTATGTCTTCCTGTCTGGGATGCCCTGTGTTTATTCTGTTTCCCTCTCCCCACTTTCTTGGCAGCAATTGGTTTATCTGTGCAAAGTTCCCCTTTTGGGATTTGACAAACATAGTGCTCTTGGCATTTCTGTGCAGGAGaattttttctctcctttttctttttcttttctttctccgctcctcttttttttgctttcacttCCATTTTTTTGCCCTCCTCATCTTCCCCTGAGTTACTTCCAATAAATTCCTCTCCTCTAAAGGCATCTTTACTCTTTGGTTCATCAACAAGTCTTTGAGTCACCTGACAGGTATCACCTTCTCTTTGGCCTTTGCTCTGACACTTCACCACCTCAAGTTCTGACTGAGAGCCAGAATTCTTGATCTTGCCTTGACAAACATTACTTGCTCGGGATTCATTTGATCTGCATCTAGGAGTAAATGAACCAAAGGATCCATCTAGCAAAGAAAATGCTGTATCTGGAGTGATTGTCTGACACTCAAGAGGAGTATGATATATAAAGCTGGCTTTATCTGGTGAACTGAGGTGCTTGTTTGTTACATCTTTTTCCAGGTGAGTTTCAACTAATGGCACTGAGATGCTGGAGGCACCTTTCTTTGAGGATGGAGTCTGTGTTGTGTCTGGTTCCAGGTATATCAAGCTGTCTTTTTGTTTCCCTTGGTCGGGAATTGTGTCTGAAACCCGAGGGGGAATCTCCTCAAGTGGAATATTGGAGACAGAGTCTCTGATACCAAAACTCTGGGGTCGTACTTCCTCTGATAGAGCATTCAGACCTCCACACATGGCTACTTCGAAGGAGTCAAAACCACAGTCATTGTTATTGTTAGACTTCTGCCAAGTGTTTTGTATTTGCATATGGGCGTTATCTCCAGCAGTGTCTGGATTTAGATTACTGACATCATCCTCTGGGAATCTAGAGCTTCCATCCTCGCCTCCGCCTGCTTCTGAGATCTCCTCAATTGACTTCCAGCAAGCCAAGTTGGACTCAGAAGCTCCCTCACCCACCGATTCTTCATCCGCCATCTGGTCCCTCTTTCCACACAGACTGTCGTTGTCTTCGTCATCCAGAACCGAACGCAgaacattttcataatttccaCACGCTTCACTGCTCATGTTGGAAACTACGGCCATCTGTGTGCTTTGGCCCTCTGTGTCACACATGAGCAGACCCTCTGCCTCTAACTCATATCTATTCccgagagacagggagagagactcCCCTGCTCCCCAGACAGCAAACTCAGCCCCTGATCCTAACGCTAGGTTAAAACCGAGACCCATCCTGTCATGGCACCATGTCCCAGGTCCAGGTCGCATCTCCCCGCTCCCACCCATGCTGTCTGTTTCTGAGTTTTCCCTTTTGGGTGAGATTGCAAGGGGCGAGTGTGGAGATCCAACAGCTCCCAGCACCCCTTCATCTGTACTCAGGGTATTTTCTCTCAAGTTCTCCTGGGCAGAGTCACTAGGGGTCAGGGCAATGTTGTCAACAAGTTCTGAGATGACCtctgcagaagtagaaacagggATGTTACTGGGGTTGGGACTAGGGTCTTTTGGGCAGGATAGGAAAAGAACCCCTTTATTCAGGTCATTGGTGGCCGAATCATTGCTTTGACAATCCACACTCATTGAATCAACTGAGGCATTCCCATTCCTCCGGTCAAGTTCAATTTCAGAATCCCTGAGTAAGCTGCTCCTACATATTGCCTCAGCCCCTTCGGGCACATCCGATTTATTGGAGAAAAACTTTGATAATACAAGCCTACTTGCGCCCACAGCCCTGTGGCTTTCCGCGTGATAATGACGAGGCTTGATGAGCAATTTAAAAGAGTCTCTTTCTGGTTCTTCTGTGGGTTCCTCCCCTGAATATTCATTGCTCTCTTGCAAATAATCATCTttcatttggggattttcttCAGCCAATTCTTTTTGAAGAACTATATTGCTGAGGTCTGACGCCTTCAAAAGAGGAGAGGTGTGGAACTCAGCAACAGGGTCAGGTGGTCCAAGGAGAGCAACAGCGGTGTTGGACGGGTTAAAAGGAGGTTGGTTTTTAGGCTGTTCGAAAGGATCGGAGGAACCAGAGATAGCCAtcgtctcactctctctcccactctcatCTGGGTTGCTGGATGACTCTGTTTGACTAGAGATTGCTTCCGAAGTGCCAGACATTTTCTGGGTATCCAGTGGTTTTTCTATGCTGTATGTGTGCGAAGGTGTCGTCTGACCTGTTCTGGTAGACTTCAGTTCAGTGGCAGACCGCTGTTCAAGGGGTATAGGTTCCTCCAGAGGTTTGGGTTCTATATCCACATGTTTGTCTGTGCTCAGCTGTGTTTGCACAGGTTCAATATGACCTGTTCCAGTGGTAGACCCCTGTTCCGTTTCTCTTTGGACTTCAGATAAATCAAGTGGATCCATTGGTTCTAGGGATTGGGCATGCCTCTCTGTGCTGTACAGACGTTCGTCCTCCTCCCCATTATAGGAGGCAGAATCTATCGAGTCATCTGTATCGTCTTGGAAACAGAAAGATTCGTCCAACCCGTCATTGATAGATGTCTCTGATAGTGAATGAAGGAACGATGCTGAGTTGTCCTCTTCTGCAGGATCTTCCACTGTTGTAGGATTACACTTGTCATCATTCTCTTCctgatctttttctttcttttcttccgcCTCTCCTACCACATTTACCTCCACCTTAGCTTCCTCATCAGCCCCATGGTTGTCACTGACATCATCTTCATTATTCTCAACACCTTCATCGTCATAGTCATaatcatcctcttcatcatcatcgtcatcttcgacatctgcctcctcctctcctgctgcatAAGCATTAACATCCTTTCCTTCAGTTCTGTCATTACCTTCTCCTATATCATTCTCGTCTTCTGTGGGGAAGAGGGTGATTTCCATTGAATCTGCTTTAAAGATAAGGCTGGTGTGTAGGGGAAAGGAGATGAGGGATGCAGGGATCATCCTCTCCTCATCTGGTATATCATCAGCACTGGCTGCCTGGGTAAACATGAAAGAACCAGGGCCAAACCTTCCAAAGActggaggacagaaggcatCCATGGGGCTGACAGGTGAGTCTGGGCTAAGGCTAGATGAGGCCATAGTCATGTTCTCTGTGTCAGGAGTCAAAGCAGTGGAGGGTTGTTCTGGGAGGTCATCCATTTGTCCATAATGTTCCCCCGGCATGCATGCTTCCAGGTGCAATTTTAGGCCCGTCTGCATGGGTCTAGAGTACTCTGCTCTTCCTGCATTAGCCTGTTCCAGTTGGCAGAGTGAGCTCTCAGACTCCCCCCCATCTTCCTGGGAGTCACTGctacggctgctgctgctcctgagaGGGGATGTATCGGCAGTCACCCAGCATGGACGACAACTTTCTCTTGAAATCTTGATCTTTTCCTCTTTCaaagcctcttcctcctcaaggATCACTGTCCCTGTTATACCCATCCGTGAATTCATGACAAAATCCGCTGGCCGGTACAGGCAGAAGTCTACTACTCTTTCCTCCTCTACACCTGCTCGCCCCTTTTCCTCCCCAACTTCATCTCCAATCTCTGATAAGGAGCCCACGAAGCAAGCAGGGGCTTCCTGTGCTTCTTCTGGGAGGAGCAGGTTGGGAGaagtggagggggaggtggacGATGTGTAAGAGGAGTTCCAGCTGCCTCCTTCTGCTGTGATATAAGAGCCAGAGGGAGAGGTAAGAGGGGAGCAGAGATCCTCACTATCTGAGGGAGTGCCAGGGGAGAGCGGGCAGGCTGGAGAACCCGGATATGAATGATGCTTAAGGTGCAGAGAGCGGTTGGTCATCTTGATCGGGGTGGAAGGAGCGGTATAGTATAGGTCGGGGTCAAGAGATGTGGGCACACCCACTCGTAGTGGGTCAACAGCATAGGTTGGCTCCGAGAAGGACAAAGCAATTGGACAGGCCAGCTCAGAAAGGGAAGGCACTTCATCTTGTGAAAGGGGTTGACTCTCTTCCTTTATGTCTTTCAAACTCGCATCTGGGATTGcctctggggaggaggaggaggaggaggaagggaatgGAGGGTTATGAAAAATGGAAGGGAGCGTGGTCGGGGTCTGCACAAGGTATTTTTGCTGATCCTGCtttttttgatatattttgaacTGGTGTTCCTCTTTGCTGGTTTCCAGCTCTGTCTCTTTTGCATGTGGCTGAGTACCTAAAAAACATGGAATAGCTGGCAAAGGGATAGCCTGACCACTTGGCTCAACCAGGGGTTTCCTTTTCTGGATCTCTGTTGCTTTGAGCAGTATCTCTTGACCCATCACCACCCTTGCATCAATGGTATGTGGCTCTTGATAATCACTCTCCACCTCAGAACCAGTCAGGACCtagaaataaacacatcataTGTACATACAAAAGGTTATCTTGAAATACTAATTCGATAAATTttgtgaaaatggaaaaaatgctCATTCAAAAAACACACCTTGATTCTCTCCATCATAACAGGAACATGGCGGCCACATGGTCCATGACCACCTAACTTTCCAGACAGTCTGGTTGTGTTGCGATAGTCAGAGCCTTCAGGTTGTGGTCTTGGAGTTCCAGAAGAGCTTGGTGTGGCATGAAATAGCCGTGGTCCAAATGGagaggtgcatgctgggagtagCCTCTGAGGAGTACTGGGAGAAGGGCTAGAACCACTGTCACTAGGGGAAGAGCCACTGTCACTAGGGCTGGAGTCAATAGAACGATCTCTGGTTATGTCTGAaaattagaagaagaaaaaaacattttgaatttgaatgaaacATTCTTTTTGGTAGCTGTGTACTAAATTTGAACCTTAGTAGGAAATTAACAAAGAAGTGAGATAATTTAAGCTATTATATAGCTTTGAAAACCAAAACATTTACCAAGATTTAAAACATTCTCTTCCTGAAACCGATTGTTCCAGCCTGTTTTGTTTCACCATCAAGCTGGACTCAAAACATGAAGGTGGAAAtcaaggcttttgtacaaatacTTCAGTATCTTACGCTACATCTCTacctttttctgtctctctttctctttctgtgtcaACATGCAGCTTTGCACAATTAGCCAGAAGCAAAGAGAACTTTCATTGAACTGCTGTGTGATCTATCCTCCTGTCCATCTGAACATGTGATCGTATTCAAAACCGTCCTCAGGGAGAGAGACCACTGAAACAAACTGACAGGAGGAACCATAGAAATGGGGTCAGGGGTGAGTGGAGCCTCTTGAGcatgagaaagaaagggaaaactaataatgaaaatggatttaaatACTGGAATTCCCTTTTTTAGTTCCACTTAATTAATTTGCTATCTTGGATTGTTTACCATAAAACATAGGATAAATGCCATGTTAACCACTTTCTCTGTAGCGCAAGAGGGAACAGAACCTTCATTTGCTCTATTAACTGGGCCGTTGCCACGGTGACCTCAATCTACATGCTGATTGGCCATTATAACACACAAGTGGCTCAGCTCGGTGCCAGCCACTAAcacgagtgtttgtgtgtgtgtgtgtgtgagggagtgcactccctcacacacacacacacaggaagcgaGACATCACATTCTAATTGACTATCTGTTGTACACACCCTCTGGTTTCTTATTCCTCTCTTGACTGTTATTGTATCCTCTCTGTAGCCCTGCTATATGTCTCTGCCTCTACTATGTTTCACTTTTAGTGGTGACACTAAGCTCCTTTCTCTTGCCTCCAcgttcttttttccccctgcacAGTGTATCTTCTCCCTCGCTGCTCTCCTGCCCTGCCTGTGCTTGGTGGCAGATGCAATCATCAGCACTTAGCAGTTCTGACTGATCATTCGCCAATAATATGctcagggtgtgtttgtgtgtgagctgaGTCGACAACACAGCGACAAAGACTAAAACATTCCAGTAATCACAAAGATGCACAGTTAAGCATGTAAAAAGCATGCAAAAAGCTGCTGCTCTACACTTACATCTGGAGCAAAGTCTAATATTTAATGGGTACAGTACACATGGTTTATTGGATATACATATCTAAATATTGGACATATTCATAAACACTGCATCGTTCTCCTTTATATGCTTGGGTTTGGAGTCGCATGTAGTACTGCGCATCGTTGGAGCTACTGTTTTGCTAGGATGCTAAATGAGCTGGTTACATTTTTTCTGCAATTATTACTGTCCGGCTTGATTTCCTAGCTGCAGATTCACTGCCGTAGTCTGCACATGTCTGCCCCCTTCCTGGCCCAGCCTGCAAGTCTTCTCTGGGAGGAATGCAGCATAATTGGGCAACCGGCTTGCCGTAAGAGGAGTAGGCCGCAGCAAGCTGAGCAGACCAAAGCTGCGTCACAGAGGCTGCAGCGCAGGCACAGGCCTTTCGGTAAGGGCTGCCTCCATCATATCTACAGCTCAGATTTGGCCCTAAGGAATCGTCCTATAtgcccctctttgtttcctccaCAAGATCTCACCTCTTGAGTCATCAATCTACTGATCTCTGCTCTTTCATCAAGTATGTGCCAAAAGAACAAGTTGTAACTAGAGCATCCGAcaattctctctcctccctctcctccaaaGATTCAGGCCAAGAAACCTTAAAATAATTCCAAGCCTAAAAAAAGATCAGGGCAATAATGATGTCAAAGCTGGAATACTTCCAAAATAGCAAACCCTTGTATCTAGCAGAGAGGCAAGGAGTTTCCATATTAGCCATTTAGGTCATCAATTTTAACTGTTTTCAAGAGTATACTGTtctcatgaaaaataaatccatctCAAAACCAAGACTCCCACCCAACCATTGTTGCCTGACTCTAATCaaagagacaaataaaaaatgcaccCTCACAATCCCTCATCTGCACTTCCACAAAATGAACTTctcctatctctctctctctctctctctctctatctctctctctctctctccctattCTCAATTTGCATTATGTTACAACCTTAACAGCAAAAGCGATAAAAGACACGATTTGTGACAGATGCTCTTGTGCTTGTGCTCTCCTACAAAGTGCTGTACtaagacacacagggacatgaCATGCTGTGTCATGTCGCTGCTGTGGCTGGGCGGAGGGAGGAGCAACTCTAAGCTTACTGGATGCAGATGGGGTGGCGCCAGAGCTAAAGATGGGGCAGCGGGATGAGGCACAGTGAGCGTTAGGGAGGGGAGATTGGGCGAGGGTTCCTATGAGGATGGGGGCTGGAGAATTAGAAATGGCACAAAGCTTTTGGAAGTCAGTAATTTAGGCGACAGATTGTTAGTTAATATGGATGCAGGCTTTAGGCTTTAAGGAGGCTGTTTATATCATATCTCCAGCTTGAGGCTAACATGCATCTGAATAACATCTTACTCAAAATGCACATGTCAACAGACAGAAATGAGAGCCACATGGCAGTCCATTACACTTCAACTAGTCCGGTAgcccttatatatatatatatatatatagcaggcTTTAATCCtgaaaacaaccccccccggCTACAATCTATTCAACACTTGTTCTATACTATCATCTCTCCACTAATTATGTCCGCATCTATCTGCTTAATTTACTCTATCTCCCATCTCCATCCCAAACCCCAGATGTCCTACCTGGTCCAGGGAGCCCTGTCTCCTCAGCTCCCTGCTCTGGATGTTTTTCGCTGGGTACAGATCTGGGAGAGCTCTCCCCCGGCATGCTTCTCGCTGGCTCTCTTTGGCTCTGACGCAACAATAAACCATGCAGCCGGAAGAGACAAGGTGAacagggagagggagcgagagagtgagaaagaagaagaaggggaggggggaccTGAATGCTCAGCGACCCAACACTCACATCCCCTCTGCAGCACGTGTctgcctatgtgtgtgtgtgtgtgtgtgtgtgtgtgtgtgtgtgtgtgtgtgtgtgtgtgtgtgtgtcggagttTGTGTATGAGACAGAAGAGAGACGGACAGGCAAGAGAAAGAGTGTGAGGTGGGAGTATTTGcttgtgtctctctgtggtgCAACAGTGATGGTGCAGTTGTGGGCGTGTGTTTATGAGCCACATAATCCAGTTCATgtgaatatatacagtatgtgtgcatGTAGATTCTGAGAAGGAGCTGCAGTATATTCTCTTGATGCCCACATCCATtttacctccctccctccctccctcctatcCTTCTTgtctctctatttctctctcgctcccttccCTCTCAACCTCGCTGACTGGATCTTAGGGGATGATGTCAGCAGATTTGCACTGTTCTCTCAGTGCTGCCCTCAACCTTGAAGGAAAGGACCAGTACTgcaaaaacaagaggaaaattaaaaaatcagcCAAAGGAGAAGGAAATCAATtcaaggaaataaaagaaaacattgaaaagagaaacacaaaacacaacaaacacaagaaATTAAGTTAAACCTAAAAGTATACTGCTAATTATGCCATGTGGCTTCTTTTCTGATTGCATTTATTAGCTAAAGATTAGATTTTACCCCGATGGCAAGCTATAGAAAATGCCTGCTCTCCATCTCAGCCACCTCTCCTGCACTCTTACTTGTTCTCCTTTATTTTACCTCTACTCTTatagaaaaaagggaaagaaatatagattgagagagaggagggggcgcAGCACTTCGCCAAAT is drawn from Pungitius pungitius chromosome 11, fPunPun2.1, whole genome shotgun sequence and contains these coding sequences:
- the nacad gene encoding uncharacterized protein nacad isoform X2; this encodes MPGESSPRSVPSEKHPEQGAEETGLPGPDITRDRSIDSSPSDSGSSPSDSGSSPSPSTPQRLLPACTSPFGPRLFHATPSSSGTPRPQPEGSDYRNTTRLSGKLGGHGPCGRHVPVMMERIKVLTGSEVESDYQEPHTIDARVVMGQEILLKATEIQKRKPLVEPSGQAIPLPAIPCFLGTQPHAKETELETSKEEHQFKIYQKKQDQQKYLVQTPTTLPSIFHNPPFPSSSSSSSPEAIPDASLKDIKEESQPLSQDEVPSLSELACPIALSFSEPTYAVDPLRVGVPTSLDPDLYYTAPSTPIKMTNRSLHLKHHSYPGSPACPLSPGTPSDSEDLCSPLTSPSGSYITAEGGSWNSSYTSSTSPSTSPNLLLPEEAQEAPACFVGSLSEIGDEVGEEKGRAGVEEERVVDFCLYRPADFVMNSRMGITGTVILEEEEALKEEKIKISRESCRPCWVTADTSPLRSSSSRSSDSQEDGGESESSLCQLEQANAGRAEYSRPMQTGLKLHLEACMPGEHYGQMDDLPEQPSTALTPDTENMTMASSSLSPDSPVSPMDAFCPPVFGRFGPGSFMFTQAASADDIPDEERMIPASLISFPLHTSLIFKADSMEITLFPTEDENDIGEGNDRTEGKDVNAYAAGEEEADVEDDDDDEEDDYDYDDEGVENNEDDVSDNHGADEEAKVEVNVVGEAEEKKEKDQEENDDKCNPTTVEDPAEEDNSASFLHSLSETSINDGLDESFCFQDDTDDSIDSASYNGEEDERLYSTERHAQSLEPMDPLDLSEVQRETEQGSTTGTGHIEPVQTQLSTDKHVDIEPKPLEEPIPLEQRSATELKSTRTGQTTPSHTYSIEKPLDTQKMSGTSEAISSQTESSSNPDESGRESETMAISGSSDPFEQPKNQPPFNPSNTAVALLGPPDPVAEFHTSPLLKASDLSNIVLQKELAEENPQMKDDYLQESNEYSGEEPTEEPERDSFKLLIKPRHYHAESHRAVGASRLVLSKFFSNKSDVPEGAEAICRSSLLRDSEIELDRRNGNASVDSMSVDCQSNDSATNDLNKGVLFLSCPKDPSPNPSNIPVSTSAEVISELVDNIALTPSDSAQENLRENTLSTDEGVLGAVGSPHSPLAISPKRENSETDSMGGSGEMRPGPGTWCHDRMGLGFNLALGSGAEFAVWGAGESLSLSLGNRYELEAEGLLMCDTEGQSTQMAVVSNMSSEACGNYENVLRSVLDDEDNDSLCGKRDQMADEESVGEGASESNLACWKSIEEISEAGGGEDGSSRFPEDDVSNLNPDTAGDNAHMQIQNTWQKSNNNNDCGFDSFEVAMCGGLNALSEEVRPQSFGIRDSVSNIPLEEIPPRVSDTIPDQGKQKDSLIYLEPDTTQTPSSKKGASSISVPLVETHLEKDVTNKHLSSPDKASFIYHTPLECQTITPDTAFSLLDGSFGSFTPRCRSNESRASNVCQGKIKNSGSQSELEVVKCQSKGQREGDTCQVTQRLVDEPKSKDAFRGEEFIGSNSGEDEEGKKMEVKAKKRGAEKEKKKKKERKNSPAQKCQEHYVCQIPKGELCTDKPIAAKKVGRGKQNKHRASQTGRHTDCSPETVDDSKKPVSINPTSDGSPKGVTENSRKAGRKANHKAPSSDCEQRTPGTDKAASQSLIQGDNSPSLDVKGDGNGISTMRSPENLNVMLAKNQEFHQKQEVLDNRPLSDSQRGLTVDINDNNIDTGLSPPSNDAISYSLTPLSPSPPPISSSSPLPCASTEPDDDLPTPVQESQPVLSAQQKPSLSICRSHPTLCSTSPTAQKGPESQFLPNNSLQEMSVVFSASTASTTSVSSPSFSTATSLSLSQPTQESSSPGPGTLHSPCFPDSVSRPQSQQNLNIQPHKQIKQGCTWSIQDRCRGPSLAEEETDSDDDGKRPRRGHRYQARAVAGNRNGALHGECGPSNQQEIHPFSPHHMSNRQSGCPINHSHTMAEEIDLSFKNNCPIMASCNESESEGSVPELEEPERRPSEPQSISFADDGLNRPKQSRSEKKARKAMSKLGLKPVHGVTRITIRKSKSILFVISRPDVFKSPASDIYIVFGEAKIEDLSQQAHKAAAEKFKVPVTSSPLAPPVPPSLTIKEESEEEEEEVDVGGLEQRDIELVMAQANVSRAKAVRALKNNKNDIVNAIMELTM